A segment of the Staphylococcus ratti genome:
ACAATAGTTAAATGATCAAGATAAGTATTATTTATAGTTTCCGAGCTTCGATATAGAAAGATGTTGAAGGGGGTGGGACAACGAAATCAAATAGATTTCTGTCCCGCATTTAATGAGAGAATAACAGTTAAAAAGTCACAGTAGCTGTCTGGATTGAAACTTCGCTTAGCAGCTCCTTTCAACCCTAGTCAGCCTTGTGGGGGTGGGACAACGAAATCAAATAGATTTCTGTCCCACTCCCTTTTTCTACATACTAAATGGCTTTGTCTGAACGAGCGTTTTACATGTAAGCCAATAACATACTAGTTGGTATGTTTACGCTAATTTACATCTGAAAGGACTTATAAATCGTAACAATTTTATGAAGAGCCGATTTAAAATTATGTTAAAATGATAGAGTGACTTTGTGAGGTGAAAAAATGGATATACTGACGTTAAAACAAGAAGTCATTGATTACGCGCATCAAATTGGAATAGATGACATAGGTTTTACTACAGCTGATCCATTTGATGAACTGAAAAACAAGTTAATTGAATACCATGCGAAAGGTTACGCATCTGGATTTGAAGAATCTGATATCAATTTAAGGACAGAGCCTAAATTATCTCTTCCTTCTGCTCAATCGATTATTGCGATTGCTGTAGGTTATCCGAACAAGCTCCAAAACGCTCCGAAAAGTGTCAGAGGAGACCGACGAGGTATGTTTGCACGTGCTTCTTGGGGACAAGATTATCATTCAATTATGCGACGACGCCTTGATGATTTGGCCGCATTTATTCAATCTAAAGTGCCAGACGTTGAAACGATGTCAATGGTAGATACAGGCGTTTTATCTGACCGAGCAGTAGCAGAACGTGCAGGATTAGGCTTTACGGGAAGAAATGGTTTTGTGATTAATCCTAAGCTAGGAACATGGTCATATTTGGGAGAAATGTTGGTTAACTTGCCTTTCCCTCCAGATGAACAAATTATTGACAGCTGTGGAGATTGTACGATTTGTGTAGATCGATGTCCAACAAGTGCATTAGTTGGTGACGGTCAACTCAATAGTCAAAAATGTATTAGCTTTTTAACGCAAACAAAAGGCTATTTAAAAGATGAATATCGTTATAAAATAGGTAATAGACTTTATGGATGCGATACATGTCAGCAAGTTTGTCCTAAAAATAGAGGAATTAATACTGAACAAGATGATATCATACTTGAACCTGATATTTTAAAGCCGCGACTTGTACCTTTATTACAAATGTCGAATAAAGAATTTAAAGCAACCTATGGGCATTTAGCAGGTGCATGGCGTGGGAAAAAGCCGATTCAAAGAAATGCGATTATCGCACTTGCGCATTTTGAGGAAGTTTCAGCAATTCCAGAATTAAAAGCCGTTGCTGAAGAAGACCCAAGGCCAATGATTAGAGGGACAGCCTTTTGGGCAATTGGACAGATATTAGGAGATGAAGCAAAAGATTATGTGATGTCACATTATGATAATGAACTTGAAGAAGTTCAAAAAGAAATGGTAAAAGGTTTAGAAATGAGGAGACAAAAAAGATGACGATTCACGTTGTATTATATCAACCTGAAATTCCAGCAAACACTGGAAATATTGCGCGTACTTGCGCAGCTACTGAAACACATTTACATTTGATTCGCCCGTTAGGTTTTAGCACAGATGATAAAATGTTACGTCGTGCAGGATTAGATTATTGGCAATATGTAAATATTACGTATCATGATAGTATAGAAGCATTTTTTGAAGCGACAGAAGGTAACTATTATTTATTAACAAAATTTGGCTCAAAAAATCATACATCCCAAGATTTTTCGGATACGCAAACGAACCACTTTTTTATTTTTGGTAAAGAAACGACAGGTTTGCCAGATTGGGTAAAAGATACGTATCAAAACACTGCATTACGTATTCCAATGAATGATAAAGTACGTGCATTAAATTTATCTAATACAGCAGCCATTTTAATATATGAAGCTTTGAGACAACAAGGATATCCAAATTTACAATAAAAGGTTGAGGAGATAAATCATGTCAGAATATGTGATTCAAGGTGGCACAATTTATACAGAAGATGGCACAATTGAAGAAGGCCATATTAAAATTAAAGATGGCATCATCGAATATATTGGTCATTCACTTTATAATGGTGATTTAGAAGTCATACATGTACCTAATAGCCATATTCTTCCTGGATTTATAGATCTTCATATTCATGGTGGATATGGACATGATGCGATGGATGCCAGCATGGATGGGTTAAAACACCTGTCTGAGCATTTGCTTTCTGAAGGAACGACGAGTTACTTAGCTACAACGATGACACAATCTAATGAAGCCATTACAAAAGCCTTAAATAGCATTGCTGCATATAAACAACAACAATCTATCAAAGAGGCAGAAATTTTAGGTGTACATTTAGAAGGACCATTTATTTCTGAAAATAAAGTAGGCGCACAAAACCCAAAATTTGTACAGCGTCCTACAATTCAACAATTAGATACGTTTCAAAAAGAAGCGGACCATTTAATTAAAGTGGTGACCATTGCACCTGAAGTAGAAGGTGCGCACGAAGTGATTCGTCATTTTAGTAAAGATATTATTTTTTCTATCGGTCATACGGTGGCGACATTTGATGAAGCGAATGAAGCGGTTAAATATGGAGCGAAACATGTGACGCATTTGTATAATGCGGCTACGCCATTTACGCACCGCGATCCTGGCGTGTTTGGTGCAGCATGGACCAATCCTTTCTTACATTGTGAATTGATTGGGGATGGTATTCACTCACATCCGGATTCTGTAAATATTGCTTTTAAAATGAATGGTATTTCCAACATGTTTTTGATTACTGATGCTATGCGTGCAAAAGGCTTAGGTCCTGGTAAGTATGATTTAGGTGGACAAAATGTCGTTGTTACAAATGAAACAGCGAGACTAGAAAGCGGTGCGCTTGCGGGTAGTATTTTAAAAATGAATGTAGGTCTCAAAAATTTAATTCATTTTACTAAACAGTCATTAGAAGATTTATGGAGAGTAACAAGTTATAATCAAGCTAAGGCATTAAACATACTACATCAAAAAGGAAGTTTACAAGAAGGTAAACATGCCGATATTGTCATTTTAGATAATGATATCAATGTTTTAAAAACAATCAAGATGGGGTATGTATTTAATAATGTTAATGACAAGAATGCATAAATAGAGGAGTGTACGAATATGGCAATGAACTTTAAAGTATTCAAAAACAAAGATACTGCAGCAATTTATACAGCAGATATCATTAGAAAACAATTCAACAATAATCCAACTACAATTGCTGGATTTCATTTGAGTAATGAAGATGCACCAGTTTTAGATTACTTAAAACGAAATGTTGATGACCATGCCGTAGATTTTAGTCAAATTCATATTTTAGACTATGATAAAAATGCGTCTTATTTCAAAGCGCTTGGTGTACCTGAAAAACAAATTCATGAGATTCCTGAAGATGACGATGTTGAAAAATTCATTGAGCATAAAGCGAAAACGAAAGATAATAAAGGGAAATTGACATTACAAGTCGTTTCTATCGACAAAAAAGGTGAATTTGGTGTACCTGTGAATAATGGTTTAAAACCAGCACGAGAAATTTTTGTAGTCGTTACGGGTAGCGACAAAGCAGATATCGTTAAAAAATTATATGAGGATAATGGCAATACAAGTTTTATTCCTTCAAGTTTAAAAACACATCGTATGGTAAATATTGTGCTTGATGAAGCAGCGGCACAAGGATTACCGGATGATGTTCGAGAATATTTCACTTCTCTATATGCATAATGAGAATAGGGGGGACAGCATGACAGAGGACAAGCACATCGATCATGAGAACGAAATGGTTGACGATTTTGACGATCTTGTTGATTTAGGAAAAGAAATGGAACAAATTTCTGAAGCGAATGATCAAGAAAAGTTTGATCAATCACACGACCCTAACGTACGTTCAGATAAGTAAAAATCATTCATATTGTTAATATTGAGCTGAGGCATGGTGATGTCTTGGCTTTTTTTACTTTTGACCTGTCATTGTCTTATGAAACAAGATAAATTATAATAAAACAAACTGTTAACATGATGAAAGGTGTTTATTTATGAAATTACAACGTTTATGGGTGCCGTTACTTATTGCGTCTACAATTATTAATTTAATATCTATAAAAGGCTTTCCACTCGCATTAGGTACGTTATATTTACCTGTACTATTCAAAGTTGTTCAAATGCAAATGAATTTATCAAAAGGCTTATTGGATGAAAAGGTAAATGCGAACGTATTTATACATAATAATCAAAAAGGTATTGTGATTAGCGTGTTATGTTGTTTGGCGATTACTGCTGCGCTGTTCATCTATTTAAAGGATTTTTACTTGTCACTTACGGGTGTATTAGGGTTCTTCATTACGCTTAGTCCATTGACACTCACATTAGGAGTAGTGCTGTATATTTTAACAGCCATTGCTGTTGTCCAAGCTGTAAAATATAAATTTGCAACAGGACCAATAAAAAATAAATAAGCATATCAAAAAAGATGAAAGTACAAAAACGCTTTCATCTTTTTTGTGTTCTTAGGCGAAGGGCGATTGAACCTTGTTTTTATTTAATGCTATAATTTAAATGAAGATAGATATATTTTTTAAAGGGGAGCGAATCTAAATGTCAGTAAGAATTGAACACGATACTTTTGGTGAAATTGAAGTACCTGCAGATAAATATTGGGGTGCTCAAACGCAAAGAAGTAAACAAAATTTTCCTGTAGGTAAAGAAAAAATGCCTATTGAAGTGGTATATGGTTTTGCACAGTTAAAACGTGGTGCAGCTTTAGCGAATAACGAGTTAGGCAAGTTAAGTGATATTAAAAAAGACGCTATTGTCCACGCATGTGACCGTATATTAAAAGGTGAGTTAGACGAACATTTTCCACTTGTTGTATGGCAAACGGGAAGCGGTACGCAAAGTAATATGAACGTTAACGAAGTGGTAAGCTATGTAGCGAACGAATATTTAAAAGAACATGGCAGTGAGGAACATATCCATCCAAACGATGATGTGAATAAATCACAAAGTTCTAACGATACTTTCCCAACAGCAATGCACGTTGCTTTGTATCATGAAATTGAATCAAAATTAGAACCTGCATTAAAAGGATTACGTGATACGTTCTACAAAAAAGAGCAAGATTTTAAAGACATTATTAAAATTGGACGCACACATCTACAAGACGCGACACCGATCACGTTAGGACAAGAAATTAGCGGATGGCGTTATATGCTGGATGTTTGTGAGCGATTACTAACAGAATCTAAAAAGCATATTCTTAATTTAGCAATTGGTGGTACAGCTGTAGGAACAGGCATTAATGCACACCCAGAGTTTGGCAATAAAGTAGCGCATTTTATTTCAGAAAATACTGGTTATCCGTTTGTTTCATCTGAAAATAAATTCCATGCCTTAACAGCGCATGATGAAGTAGTGCAATTACACGGTTCATTAAAAGCACTAGCAGGAGACTTAATGAAAATTGCGAACGATATCCGCTGGTTAGCTTCAGGCCCTCGTGCTGGTTTAGCAGAAATTTCGATTCCAGAAAATGAACCAGGTTCTTCAATTATGCCAGGTAAAGTGAATCCAACACAATGTGAAATGTTAACAATGGTGGCAACTCAAGTTATGGGTAACGATACAGTAGTAGGTATTTCAAGTTCTCAAGGTAACTTTGAATTAAACGTATTTAAACCAGTTATTTTACACAACACGTTGCAATCTATTTATCTATTAGCGGATGGAATGAATACATTCAATGATAATTGTGCTGTTGGAATTGAACCTATCGAAGAAAATATTGATAATTACTTAAACCGTTCTTTAATGCTTGTTACTGCTTTAAACCCACATATTGGCTATGAAAAAGCAGCTTCTATTGCGAAAAAAGCTCACAAAGAAAGTTTGACATTAAAAGAAGCAGCCATTCAATCTGGTCATCTTACGGAAGAACAGTTTAATGAGTGGATTAAGCCGGAAGATATGGTTCATCCGAAATAATTAAGGAGGCTTTTCATCAATGGAAAGGAACGGTTTAATTGATATCGGATCCAATACGATTCGTTTAGTTATTTTTCAATTTCATCCTGATACAGGGCTTAATGAGATACAAAATATTAAAACACCGGCAAGACTAAGCCAATATTTAGACGATGATCATCGTATGTCGGATGAAGGAATTGAAGTTTTAACAGAAGCTTTACACAGCTTTAAGAAAGTTTCTGATAAATTCAAAGTTGAAAATTTGTTTCCGATCGCTACTGCTGCCATTCGACAGTCAACAAATCAAAAAGAAATTATTAAGCATGTAAAAAAGAAAGTTGGCATTGACATCATCATTATCCCAGAAGAAGATGAGGCGTTTTATGGCTCATATGCCGTGACACATACGACTGGGATTGACAATGGTATTACAGTAGACATTGGTGGAGGGTCTACCGAAGTAACATATTTTGAAAAACGTAAAATTAAACAAGCTACAAGCTTTCCTTTTGGTGTCGTGACTTTATCGCGCATGTTTTTTGAAGATAAAGCGCATAATGACAAAGATGCTATTAAAAAAATGGAAAAGTTTTTAAAAGGCGAATTTAACAAATTAAATTGGATTGCCAACAAAGCAATCACGCTTGTAGGTATTGGAGGATCTGCTCGAAATTGTGCACGTATCCATCAATCTTATCATCAATATCCTATTGCAGGTGTGCATGGCTATACGATGGCTTTTGATGGTTTAAAAGAAGTATATCAATTGTTAAAGAAGACGTCTCGTGAAGATTTAACGCATTTAGATGGGTTAAGCCGTGATCGCGCAGATATCATTTTACCGGCAGTTGCCGTTTTTAATGTATTGTATGAAATGATTGATGCTAAAGCTTTTACGTTTTCAAGAAAAGGTATTCGTGAAGGATTTATTATGAATCAAATTGCGAATGCTTATCCGGGAGAATTTTCAAAAAATCATGTACGACAAGATGCGTTAAAACATTTAGCAAATGAGTATCACATTGAGCAAAGTGGTGCGAAGCAAAGAGTGAAACTAGCTTCTTCGTTGTTTGATCAAATTGTAAAACTGAAAAAAGTAGATATGGATGATACGCTGAAGCAACTTTTTTTAGAAGCTGCCTATTTGTATTATCTTGGAAAATTTGTAGATTCAGACTCAAGTTCACAGCATACTTATTACCTTATCGCAAATTCAAGTATCAATGGGTTATCCCATAAGGAACGGGTCACGTTAGCTTTACTAGCAAGCTTTAAAAATAAGACACTATTGAAATTTTATAGTGATGAAACAGGTTGGTTTGATTCAAACGAATTAAGTGATATACAAACTTTAGGGGGCATAGTGAAGTTTGTAAATGCAATGAATATTTCGAATACCAATACAGTGAATCAATTGGCATTATCTAAAGATAAAGAGGGATACCAACTTGATGTATATTATCAAGGCGAACCTATCGCTGAAGAATACCAAACACTTCGGCAAAAAAAGCACCTAGAAAAAGTACTCAAGGAGAATGTTAAAATTAATTTTACAAAATCTTAATCGTGGCTCTATGTTTAAAGAAAAGCATGGTATGTTATTCTAAAATTAAGTATGAAAAGACCTTTGGGGATATATTAATGAGGTGAAATTAACAAGTGACGAATACGAATAATAATTTAGACATTAATCACCCAAGTTATTATAATAACCGGGAAGTCAGTTGGTTAGATTTTAATTATCGTGTGCTACAAGAAGCATGCGATACATCCAATCCTTTATTGGAACAGCTTAATTTTATTGCTATAGGAAGTTCAAATTTAGATGAATTTTTTATGGTGCGCGTTGCGGGTTTAAAAGACCAAGTCAAAATGGGATTTGACAAGCCTGAGAACAAAACACAAATGACACCTTTAGAACAACTCGCTGAAATAGAGAAGAAAAATCGTAAAAATGTTGCATTTCAATACCAAAGGTTTAATGAGTTGGTAGAAGAATTAAAGACTTATGATGTTTTCTTAAGTCGACCAGAAGCGTTAAGCGATGAACTGATTGAGCGATTAGAAGCCATCTTTTTAACTGAAATTTTACCTACGTTAACACCATTAGGTATCGATGCATATAGACCATTTCCAAAGTTAAACAATAAAACACTCAATATCTTTGTGGATATAGATACTGGAAATGAAATTAACTCCGCGATTGTTCAAATTCCTGCTCTGTTAAAACGCTTTATATCAATTAACGAGGGGAACAAGCATTATATCGTTTTAATTGAAGATTTAATCAGTTATTTTATGAGTCATTTATTTCAAGGATACGAAATTCTTCACACGTATACTTTCCGTATTACGCGTAACGCTGACTTAACGATACATGAAGACGGTGCTGAAGACTTACTCATTGAAATTGAACGCTTTTTAAAAGAACGTAAAAGTGGTGCAGCAGTAAGGCTTGAAATAGACAACCGTTATCATCCAGAAAACAATTTGGATTGGTTGGCAAGTATTCTTGAATTAGAAAAAGAAGATGTCTACCTTACGGATGGTCCGTTAGATTTAACGATGGTATTCGAACTAGTAGACCATTTATCTCATAAATTAAAACATCTAAAATATCAACGTTATACACCACAAGTACCACAGTCTCTAGGAAATAATAATATTTTTGATTTAGCAATGAAACGAGATATATTTTTCCATCATCCATACGAGTCATTTGATCCTATCGTAGACTTTATTCAAGAAGCTTCTGAAGATCCGAATACGATTGCGATTAAGCAAACGTTATATCGAGTAAGTAGTGATTCACCAATTATTGAAGCGTTAAAAAATGCGGCTGAAAATGGTAAACAAGTTACGGTATTGGTAGAATTGAAAGCTCGTTTTGATGAAGAGAATAACGTCCATTGGGCACGCATGTTAGAAGATGCAGGATGTCATGTGATGTACGGGATGACTCATCTAAAAACACACAGTAAGATTACACTTATTGTAAAACGTATCAATGGCCAACTCGTTCCATTCGTTCATCTTGGAACTGGCAATTATAACGATAAGACTGCTAAATTGTATACAGATATGGGCATTATTACGACGAATAGTGATATTGGTAAAGACGCGATGAGTTTCTTTAACTATTTAAGCGGCTATTCAATTAAGCCAGATTATCAACAGTTAAATGTCTCGCCTTATGAAATACGTGATTTATTTATCGAACGTATTGAAGAAGAAGTACAAAGTCATTTAAAACATGGTAACGGTAAAATGATAATGAAAATGAATTCACTCACAGATAAAGCATTGATTAAGAAATTATTTGAAGCTTCTCAAGCAGGTGTACAAATTAAATTGATTATCCGTGGTATTTGTTGTTTGAAGCCGGGGATACCGGGTGTGAGTGACAATATTGAAGTCGTGAGTATTGTAGGTCGTTTATTAGAACATTCTCGAATTTATTATTTCTATAATAATGGAGACGAAAAAGTTTATTTATCTTCAGCGGATATGATGACACGAAATATGATTAAACGTGTGGAAATTTTATTTCCAGTGTTAAATCAAAAAATTGCACGTCGCCTTGTTTCCTATTTGGAATTACAGTTATCGGATAACCAAAAAGGCCGTTATCAAGATCGTTACGGTGTTTATCATTATATTCAAAATGATTTACCGCCGAACAATTCTCAAGAAAAGTTAATGGAAGAAGCGGTGGAATTTGGTTTGAATTTGAAAAAAGAAAATATTGTTGAAACCGGACAACCTGTGCGACCTAAATCGAATTGGGTCAATCGTTTCAGAAAAAAATTCAACCGAAAATAAACTTAAAGCATCTGTCGTGTATGCGTACACGGCAGATGCTTTATTATGCATTGGCGTCATCTAAAGTGACATTGATTTCTTGTTGTAAAATAGGGTGCGTAAATTGGACTTGGTAACTTTCAAGTTTCAATTGGCGCAAAGTCGATTGACTATACAATGGGTCACCAATAACAGGGTAACCGATAGATGCTAAATGCACTCGAATTTGATGTGTACGACCCGTATCTAATTTTAGATGTACTTCACATACACCTTCTTTAATCATTTTAGATTTTAAAATATGTGTGACAGCACGTTGGCCCGTTGGCGAAATACGGCGTTTATTTGGATGAAATTTATCTTTACCAATCGGTTGATCAATTGTTTGAGCTTTGAGCGGTAAAAGACTTTTCACTTGTGCACGGTAGATACGGTGAATATGGTTATCTTCTAACATGCGATCTAAAACCTTTTTGACAAGCGCATTTTTAGCAACGATAAGCAAACCAACCGTTTCTTGGTCAAGTCGATGAATCGGCTCAACATAATCTGTATCTAACGTGTAGATAATATGATTCATTAGCGTATTGCTTTCTTTTAAATCATTAGGGTGTGTTTTAACACCTTTAGGTTTTAATACGATAGCGAGATAGTCATCTTCATAAACAATTTGAGCATGACGATAGCTAGGGACATATTGACTTTTGTCAGAAGAAGATGGAAGTATCACCTCATCACCCGTATGGATAACTTCGTTCAATGAAGCGGGCGCACCATTGATTTGGATCTCTTTGGACATGTTAAGTAAGTGTAGTTCTTTTTTTGGTAAATTTAATGACTTGAACATCTCTCTTAAAGTCATTTGATTGAACGGTTCTGCTACTGTAAATTTCATAATAGCCTCCTTATCTCAATCATCATACCATATTTATATCTTTAAAGTGTGAGAAAATTTTATTATTCAACAGATAAGCAGGTTATTTTGCGAAAGAGATATAGGCATATTATAGTGAAAGATCAAGTATAAGCGTTTTGCGGATAATGCGTTCATGTGTATACTAATAGATAAGTAAAATGTTGGAGTGAAACGTATGGAAAAACCGACACGTCTTGCATTGTTAAAAGAAATTGCGGAATTTTTAAATGAGGAAACAGAACTTGAATCGATGTTGCATGGGGCGTTAGAGTCGTTAATTAAAGGGAGTGAGTTTACGACAGGCTGGGTCTTTTTTATCGACGAAAATGGCGCACATACCCTTGAAGCTGAATACGAATTGCCACGTGCATTGACAAATCATGAATGTAAGTATATGACAGAAGGGGCGTGTTGGTGTGTTCAGTCATACCATAATAAAAAATTAACGAAAGCGTCTAACATTATTAATTGCTCGAGAATTAATTTGGCGAGTCAAGAGTTTACTGAAGAAACAGATGACATTACACATCATGCGACGGTACCTTTACGTTCAGGTAATGAACAGTTCGGTTTACTTAATGTAGCTACGCCGCATACGACACATTATTCAGATGAAGATTTAGAATTATTGGAGTCTGTAGCTTTTCAAATTGGTTCAGCGATTAAACGTATTGATTTAACAAATCAAGAAAAAGAAGCAGCTTTAATCAATGAGCGTAATCGTCTCGCGCGTGATTTACATGACTCTGTAAATCAGATGCTATTCTCTTTAAAATTGACCGCACATGCGGCAGGTCAAATCTCTAATGAACCGACCTCTCAAAAGGCATTTTCACAAATTGAACAAACGAGTCAAAATGCCGTAAATGAAATGCGCGCATTAATATGGCAACTCAAGCCAGTAGGATTAGAGCAAGGACTCGTACATGCCATTAAGCAATATGCGAAATTAATTCACATTCATGTTGAAATAAAAGTCCACGGCTTAATCGATTTAGATCGAAAAGTAGAGATGCATACGTATCGTATTATTCAAGAAGCGATGAATAATAGTAAAAAACATGCAAATGTTTCTGTCGTTTACGTTA
Coding sequences within it:
- the queG gene encoding tRNA epoxyqueuosine(34) reductase QueG; protein product: MDILTLKQEVIDYAHQIGIDDIGFTTADPFDELKNKLIEYHAKGYASGFEESDINLRTEPKLSLPSAQSIIAIAVGYPNKLQNAPKSVRGDRRGMFARASWGQDYHSIMRRRLDDLAAFIQSKVPDVETMSMVDTGVLSDRAVAERAGLGFTGRNGFVINPKLGTWSYLGEMLVNLPFPPDEQIIDSCGDCTICVDRCPTSALVGDGQLNSQKCISFLTQTKGYLKDEYRYKIGNRLYGCDTCQQVCPKNRGINTEQDDIILEPDILKPRLVPLLQMSNKEFKATYGHLAGAWRGKKPIQRNAIIALAHFEEVSAIPELKAVAEEDPRPMIRGTAFWAIGQILGDEAKDYVMSHYDNELEEVQKEMVKGLEMRRQKR
- the trmL gene encoding tRNA (uridine(34)/cytosine(34)/5-carboxymethylaminomethyluridine(34)-2'-O)-methyltransferase TrmL yields the protein MTIHVVLYQPEIPANTGNIARTCAATETHLHLIRPLGFSTDDKMLRRAGLDYWQYVNITYHDSIEAFFEATEGNYYLLTKFGSKNHTSQDFSDTQTNHFFIFGKETTGLPDWVKDTYQNTALRIPMNDKVRALNLSNTAAILIYEALRQQGYPNLQ
- the nagA gene encoding N-acetylglucosamine-6-phosphate deacetylase — translated: MSEYVIQGGTIYTEDGTIEEGHIKIKDGIIEYIGHSLYNGDLEVIHVPNSHILPGFIDLHIHGGYGHDAMDASMDGLKHLSEHLLSEGTTSYLATTMTQSNEAITKALNSIAAYKQQQSIKEAEILGVHLEGPFISENKVGAQNPKFVQRPTIQQLDTFQKEADHLIKVVTIAPEVEGAHEVIRHFSKDIIFSIGHTVATFDEANEAVKYGAKHVTHLYNAATPFTHRDPGVFGAAWTNPFLHCELIGDGIHSHPDSVNIAFKMNGISNMFLITDAMRAKGLGPGKYDLGGQNVVVTNETARLESGALAGSILKMNVGLKNLIHFTKQSLEDLWRVTSYNQAKALNILHQKGSLQEGKHADIVILDNDINVLKTIKMGYVFNNVNDKNA
- a CDS encoding 6-phosphogluconolactonase — protein: MAMNFKVFKNKDTAAIYTADIIRKQFNNNPTTIAGFHLSNEDAPVLDYLKRNVDDHAVDFSQIHILDYDKNASYFKALGVPEKQIHEIPEDDDVEKFIEHKAKTKDNKGKLTLQVVSIDKKGEFGVPVNNGLKPAREIFVVVTGSDKADIVKKLYEDNGNTSFIPSSLKTHRMVNIVLDEAAAQGLPDDVREYFTSLYA
- a CDS encoding SAS053 family DNA gyrase inhibitor, giving the protein MTEDKHIDHENEMVDDFDDLVDLGKEMEQISEANDQEKFDQSHDPNVRSDK
- the fumC gene encoding class II fumarate hydratase — its product is MSVRIEHDTFGEIEVPADKYWGAQTQRSKQNFPVGKEKMPIEVVYGFAQLKRGAALANNELGKLSDIKKDAIVHACDRILKGELDEHFPLVVWQTGSGTQSNMNVNEVVSYVANEYLKEHGSEEHIHPNDDVNKSQSSNDTFPTAMHVALYHEIESKLEPALKGLRDTFYKKEQDFKDIIKIGRTHLQDATPITLGQEISGWRYMLDVCERLLTESKKHILNLAIGGTAVGTGINAHPEFGNKVAHFISENTGYPFVSSENKFHALTAHDEVVQLHGSLKALAGDLMKIANDIRWLASGPRAGLAEISIPENEPGSSIMPGKVNPTQCEMLTMVATQVMGNDTVVGISSSQGNFELNVFKPVILHNTLQSIYLLADGMNTFNDNCAVGIEPIEENIDNYLNRSLMLVTALNPHIGYEKAASIAKKAHKESLTLKEAAIQSGHLTEEQFNEWIKPEDMVHPK
- the ppx gene encoding exopolyphosphatase; translated protein: MERNGLIDIGSNTIRLVIFQFHPDTGLNEIQNIKTPARLSQYLDDDHRMSDEGIEVLTEALHSFKKVSDKFKVENLFPIATAAIRQSTNQKEIIKHVKKKVGIDIIIIPEEDEAFYGSYAVTHTTGIDNGITVDIGGGSTEVTYFEKRKIKQATSFPFGVVTLSRMFFEDKAHNDKDAIKKMEKFLKGEFNKLNWIANKAITLVGIGGSARNCARIHQSYHQYPIAGVHGYTMAFDGLKEVYQLLKKTSREDLTHLDGLSRDRADIILPAVAVFNVLYEMIDAKAFTFSRKGIREGFIMNQIANAYPGEFSKNHVRQDALKHLANEYHIEQSGAKQRVKLASSLFDQIVKLKKVDMDDTLKQLFLEAAYLYYLGKFVDSDSSSQHTYYLIANSSINGLSHKERVTLALLASFKNKTLLKFYSDETGWFDSNELSDIQTLGGIVKFVNAMNISNTNTVNQLALSKDKEGYQLDVYYQGEPIAEEYQTLRQKKHLEKVLKENVKINFTKS
- a CDS encoding RNA degradosome polyphosphate kinase; the encoded protein is MTNTNNNLDINHPSYYNNREVSWLDFNYRVLQEACDTSNPLLEQLNFIAIGSSNLDEFFMVRVAGLKDQVKMGFDKPENKTQMTPLEQLAEIEKKNRKNVAFQYQRFNELVEELKTYDVFLSRPEALSDELIERLEAIFLTEILPTLTPLGIDAYRPFPKLNNKTLNIFVDIDTGNEINSAIVQIPALLKRFISINEGNKHYIVLIEDLISYFMSHLFQGYEILHTYTFRITRNADLTIHEDGAEDLLIEIERFLKERKSGAAVRLEIDNRYHPENNLDWLASILELEKEDVYLTDGPLDLTMVFELVDHLSHKLKHLKYQRYTPQVPQSLGNNNIFDLAMKRDIFFHHPYESFDPIVDFIQEASEDPNTIAIKQTLYRVSSDSPIIEALKNAAENGKQVTVLVELKARFDEENNVHWARMLEDAGCHVMYGMTHLKTHSKITLIVKRINGQLVPFVHLGTGNYNDKTAKLYTDMGIITTNSDIGKDAMSFFNYLSGYSIKPDYQQLNVSPYEIRDLFIERIEEEVQSHLKHGNGKMIMKMNSLTDKALIKKLFEASQAGVQIKLIIRGICCLKPGIPGVSDNIEVVSIVGRLLEHSRIYYFYNNGDEKVYLSSADMMTRNMIKRVEILFPVLNQKIARRLVSYLELQLSDNQKGRYQDRYGVYHYIQNDLPPNNSQEKLMEEAVEFGLNLKKENIVETGQPVRPKSNWVNRFRKKFNRK
- a CDS encoding RluA family pseudouridine synthase, with translation MKFTVAEPFNQMTLREMFKSLNLPKKELHLLNMSKEIQINGAPASLNEVIHTGDEVILPSSSDKSQYVPSYRHAQIVYEDDYLAIVLKPKGVKTHPNDLKESNTLMNHIIYTLDTDYVEPIHRLDQETVGLLIVAKNALVKKVLDRMLEDNHIHRIYRAQVKSLLPLKAQTIDQPIGKDKFHPNKRRISPTGQRAVTHILKSKMIKEGVCEVHLKLDTGRTHQIRVHLASIGYPVIGDPLYSQSTLRQLKLESYQVQFTHPILQQEINVTLDDANA